Part of the Vespula pensylvanica isolate Volc-1 chromosome 23, ASM1446617v1, whole genome shotgun sequence genome is shown below.
atatcttctttataaataatttttagattttcatattatatagcCTTAACAAAGGTcgactttataaaaattcgtctTATTAAAAATCTGTGCTATTATTAATGAGGAACTTTATTTTAGTTGTTGATTATACATTAAACTATTCTAAGTAActtttattgcatttttaaGGTAGTAACTACGGCCACGATCACTGCAGAGAGACCTACGACTACTATTATGTGCAGTACTAAATGGCAAGCACCTGTGATAAAAGGTCGTTTTAGCAAATCAGTTTGGTTGGGCAATCCTGGTGAATCATCATTACCATCACTTTCACTTTTAGAACGTCCAAaggtaaagaaataattctatttgatgctcattataataatgtgatgcttttttataatataaattagaataaaaaattgtttatgcattattgtataattaaaagattatattcaaataagaTAATGTAGAATATCATCTAtcgtatgtaatatttaatatatttattcatctgTAACAGTTGTGTGTTACAGattagtaatttattatttatatgaactGCCAATATTTGTTACATGTACAAAGTAAATTTAAGTAAAGACTGTGGATATTACGCTTTTACACCAATAACTTGTTTATAATGcagatacatataatacataatttataatattatataagggagatttatataatattaattatatagatacattcatacatacatacgtacgtacgtacatatatatattatatatatatatacacacatatacatattttaaaacattatgGAAAAATTgcatagtataatatatgtggttaataaaatattataaagttaaaatataGTAAcgcatatattaataaaataatatatacttcaCAATATTTGTAGTAGGAAGAAATagtattgatataataaatggcgcaattttcctttctaccactccatttatttattatatcaaataactATATTATACACTAATggtattcatattttatatgggTGATTTATCAAATCCATATTGTGCAAATTCATTACCTTTGCATCGTACCTCAGTGCTGGGAAAACCTGGATCACTAGGAAACTGTTTAATACGTGAAAATGAAGTTCTCCAGCCTCCTGATTTTGTCCAAtcctaaataaaataatataattatatcgctGAACTGATCATGATAAcacaaataatacaaaaagtgATAAATTGCAAACTAAActcgtattattaaaaaatcattgtgATATTGATATCAACATAAATCCAAAACTTACGTGTCCATTATATTTAAAGTAATAACAAGCagagtatataaaaatgattcccATAATACTCTTTGCTGTAATATGACGTAATCCATCAGCCCAAGTAGAACCCTATAATGAAacgatgaatattattttggtatcaatttttaacttagaaataaatgaagatatgTGAAATTACCATTAGAGGAACCAACATATTTTCAACTTTATCCAAAGGAGCTCTGTAAAATCTTCTAATTggattatatctttttttataataatctggTGATATTACTGGTTCACAGGGATCTAATATTTGATCCTTTAAAAACTTTGCACGCCATGCACGTTCTTCATCGGTCATACCTATCAAacgttctctatctctagATAAACGACGCTCCAACATTATGGTCATGTCCTCTGTTTTCTGTGGTGGCCCCTTCATGATGTTTATCTTTAACAaagaatacaaattatattatgttatgtaagattatttggaaaattataatctttaatttaaagttgaagaaaaacaaagttaaaattgttttacaattttattttttgctctCTTCTAGTTGTAAAAAACTAAAAGagttaaagaaatagaataaaaagcaCATtcaatttatgtaattattaaaaatcatataacaattattatatgcagaatataaatttatgtatatatataaaagtttaaatatataattaaaatttaaacaacaaaatatatagaaacatcatataacaattattatatgcagaatataaatttatatatatgtataaaagtttaaatatataattaaaatttaaacaacaaaatatatagaagCAAACCTTTTTAATGACaccaaatgaaaatataggTTATAACGATATTACGTCACAAGTTAGAAGTAAGTATTCTATTGATAAGCAATgtaaagatgtatatattaccGATAGAGAGTGCATATGATAAAGAAACTTATGAACTTACTAACAAAAACGCATACGacaaagaaattagaaaacttATCGGCAGCGAACATGTTgctaaaatatatgtattgctttttttaatataaatttgaataaaataacgttgcaataattgtataaaaataagtaaaatacatctaaaatttattacatggtacaaaaaattttgttaaaattgcAAATTTCTAGCTTATCGATCAACCTAAGCGCGtaaaatcttttatcattttaaaagaaattgtataaatataagtatattaacagataaatataagtatattaaagGAAATACTTGTACTAACACTAaacacttttatttttgtttctttttttcgtacacctattataaaagaaaaccaaaCATTTGATCAAAACATGATATGCATACGAATAGTTTGGACATTCATAAGTACgaagaattttgaaaaaagatgtggatgatatatattaaatatttgtacaatgtatgtatgattATACGTCGAGATacaatgataatttaatatgacAAAACTTTTGTTGATATTTATGATATGGGTTGCATATTGTTGTGAAGTTCCAATGATTGAAtttgcgtatgtatatatgtatgtatatactttcaaATGACaatgcatataatatatacaattaattactatcataatttatcagaaaaatatCTCAAGTACAATGGAATAATTATCGCAATTATAATATTCCGAAGTATCGGATCGCATGAAGAATTTCAGTTAATTATTACTAGACTTGTTAATTTTGATATGTTGAAAAAGTTATCTATTGCTGAATATATCTCTatagtctatatatatatatatatatatatatatatatatatatatatatagactatGTTTAATGGCTATGCAGTTTATAATCTTTTGTATGATGTAAACACAACTAACAGCGATTCAGTAAgctgaaaattaaaaatgattataaaaagaagataaaaattatgagaatattgatattaaaactattttgCGCGACAATCTTACAACTGAAAAaacattgtaatattattcaGTTTTCTAATAAGATGAGTCTTCTATAATTGGCTTTACCAAAATcgatacgattaaaatattaatttttctttcttgtctgcATAAATTCTGTatctatgttttttcttttcttttttcgaagctGACACACTATAGAAGATGGAAATACATTGTTACTTTAAATCTATGCTATGTCTATATCTTTGTAGCGTATAACGTTAGAGAAaggataattataaatattatttggcttgtttttttaattttaacagtTATTTCGACTAATGCAAAGCTGTATTTTATACCTTATCTAATTAAGTGTAATAATTTcgttgcatattttttttatgatcttcTCTTACATCTCTTTTACGTTATTATGTTTTAAAATTATGCACACAGAAGTATCTATttggatatttcttttattcggaAGTAGCGTTATTGGttcttcgatagaaatattgCAAATCATGCATGtttaatatgcatatatttaaaGCCATATTTAATTGATCGATATCTAACaactatcaaaatatttttcttattgataatattgtgtgtgtatgtgtaaattagtggaaaaaaagaaggcaaaCTTAACTGAATAATTtagtttttgttaatttaatttaatttaatttaatttaatttaatttttaattaaataaaaatataaaagcagTGTGCATACTATtacacaaaaatataataaggcattcaaaagattatattgatacaaatatttgaatttgatgctgcatatataaagttaattaCAAATAGTAtgctatatatttaaaattatcaatagATACACAGAAGCAACGCCTagatacagaaaaaagaaagaaaaagaaattattcgtaatattgaaaatatttacaatatattatgcATTGgcatgtttttattaattctaaacAATGAATTGAACAATTTGAAACTTGATGTTTACTGGGTGTtctattcttcatttttttaattcctatTGCAGATATAGGAGCTTCTTGCAAAATAAAgctgatatatattataataataaagagtaTATGATTAGGCCAATTTTGAACAATAATTGTCAAAATAGTTCGATagcatttaattatattgtaacgTGTACTACACATTCTTTTGATCAATATTAAGAGATCCAACTCGATGAATTTGATTGATTGATCCTGCATTCTTGACTTAAAGCCGGGGAACTTGGGTAACTATCAACaagttattaacaaaaaattatgttcTATAATCATATACAATAGTATATGCAACAGTTTTTCTCTCAGTCATACCATTTGTCCAGAGATGCACATCATCTATTGATGTGCCAACTCAAGATTACAATGGTTCTACATTAATCAACGTAATTGGTGTTCTTCCTTGTGTTATAATCAACAGCTTTTGGTTGATTATTGAAACTTGTCTATCTATGTGAAAGCTAGGTAAACAGatgtttacatatatctaaataatttaaatgataacTGACATCTACTACTTttatagtttctctctctctctctctctctctctctcgcccttcctctttctgtccgcaaataataaataaattatgtatgtgtagatatatacgtgtgtatgtgtaatagtaatagcagtagtagtagtaataatagtgatagtagtattagcagtagtaatagtgATAGTagagaagtagtagtagtaatagtagtgatagtagagaagtagtagtagtagtgatagtggtagtggtagtagtagtagtaggagtagtagtagtagtaggagtagtagtagtagtagtagtaggagtagtagtagtagtagtagtagtagtagtagtaatagtagtagtagtagtaggagtagtagtagtagtagtagtagtagtagtagtagtagtagtagtagtattagtagtagtagtagcagtagtagtctAGTAGtttttttcaatgtaaatcatattctgtttttttctttctttacttctttttatctataagTTAAGCATTATTATAGATAcatcatatttaaatacaatttgGATATCAAGGCAAATATGTATTTCTCATATCAATTTGCATTTAAAAGGAAGATCATGAGAAATGCATTGAATTAACGATAGTTTAACTAATCTCTTAATTTTGTGCTAACTAGATTTTGACTGTTTCTTTGACTTCCGATTATTACCTATCCCCTCCCTCCCTCGCACTCCCTGTCTCtgcatatctctctctcatgcaTATGATTCTGTTTGAAGAGACAATgcattaaaattcaaatactGTACAAGATCGCATGTGTCTCAGCTGGACTGTGTATATTaactttttgtatttcttttcttttgtttatattttttcgacgagtataaattaaaaatattcaaatacagCCTCACAGAGGCTGCGTACACATTGGGGTAGACCATGCTAACCCTTTCACCGCTCTCAGAGCGTtgcacatacgtacgtatattacgcacacatacgtacatatacatactagATTCTTCCTtcaatacatattacatatgtatatatacgtgtatatgcattattattattctttttttaatcgcagAAAAGAGCAAATTCTCATGTAAACataatcgttttaaatttTCACCATTTCAGCCTTTTGATTTGGAAACACAGGCAGTGAAAGGGTTAGATATGTTCTAGTTTTGCAATTGAACTTTCTTTCCACCACGTGGCTTAATACTTTCAGAAATTTGCCACATTGCCTCCTCACAGAGGAAATCACTGAAGTTGTTGAAGAATGTAATAATACGATCGTGTTTCTTGAAGGAGTATGTActagaaacaaaattaacataACAATTTCTctaattacttctttttttttttcaaagaataaatttttgttattacttaCCCTTTTTTGAATCTCTTCATATTTTCaacaatattaaattgttgccatcttttagaaaaattgataGTACCATCCGGTAATAAATCACTGTTCCCAATATGCACAAATGTAAGGTCTTGTAACACAAGTCCACTGAgtgatcaaataaataaataaataaataaataaatatatgtaaatatactatgtaaatttgtatgatatataaaagaactaataattattattaatttatgatttgTATAACTCTTACATATATGGGATGCATGGTGGTTGAGTTTCCGCTAAAGCTTGCCTATATGCTCGAAAACTACTTGAACTATCAATAAGAGCACAATATTCCTTCAAACCTTCCGTAATATGCTTCTGCCATTCAAGTCTTCTAATTGGTGCACTGTCTAATGCAGAAAGCAAGGCAAGAtaactattaaaattatttatttttctaagatgtttcattattttgatGAACTTGacaacatatttttctctatccttaGCTTCGTTTTCCAATCTATGTTCTAATATTCTGGACCTAGCCCAGTAtgacattttattaaaatgttcCGTAAATCTCGTAAGATTTGGgcttctctcttcattttgtTCCTGAGCCCAAATTAATACCTCAggaatttcaattttcataaataaatctgCGTCTAATAAAGTCATTTGTTCTGCGATCTGTTCGCTTTTAAAATCTAAAAGTGATGCTTGTTTCGTCGTTACACtaagagaagataaaattgGTTGTGCGTATTGTAATTGTTTAGCAGCAtgcttttctaatattttcacTCGTAAAGCTTTAGCCATTGTTAAATCACCACTGCATACTAATTGCTGTACGAATTCCATTAAAGTTTGTAATAAGGTATCATCAAGATCTGACATACTGTAAGAaagtatatgtaattatataatcttcttatcttatcttttcgtttatgATACTTAATACTCACGTTAAATCACTGACTACTCTaactaataaagaaaaagcttCTCGAGCTGCTCGTTGCTTCGTAACATCTGGAGAACAGGAAAAACGTTGATGTCGTTTATGtaatttttgaattaattcaaGCGGTTGCATAAATGTTCTGTATGTTGTTAGAAAAGCTTCCTGATATAAAAAGTCTGCAACAGATGAggtaacattaatatataaattttttaagtaaacatttatatcattatactaaataatattttcttatttaacatataataaacaaacCTGATTCCTTTTCGTCTATGCAgcatgaaaatatgtatatatcaaatcattaataaaataaaaataataaattaattcatttatactaattatgattaaaataaatatataccatGCTTATTAGCTTTGGTAGCATGAATTAATAATGCATCGGGATGTCCACCACGTATGTCAGGTCCTTCTTCATCAGGTTTTTTAAAAACTAAATATTTACTGATATCTAATTCTTCCAAGATATTATCATCTTGATCTATATCCCTTAATTCCAAAGTGTTATCGCTAATGGATACAGAAGAAAGAGCATTACTCACAGGTCTGGAAATTGGTAATGCTATGTCCATTGCAGTACCAGTAgtattctaaaaaagaaatatttctgttaatatttctaatataacaTTTCTAAACTAAAGGAGCcacttttctatttcctttacCAATTTCACTGGAGTTGATGATACaacatcttttttatcaagaaaagCATCATTATATGATGGCTCATCAATTCTAACAGGAGTCAATGATAAAATTGGATCAGATGTGTGTATGCTTTGCATACTAATCGTAGCCTTTGGTGAAACTATCGAAGGTGTAGCATTTGATTTAATTGATCGTGATCTCTTTGGTGGTAAAGCAGGAGGAAGACtagaattatttgttatttccgTAATGTTTGGAGTCATAGATATAGAAACGCTAtgacgagaaaaatattttatgaattatggTTGTACATAAGGATATcataagttttattttatttgaatatttataagtcATTTACCTTGTAGTGTCATGCAAGTTAGTTATTGTATGAGCCATAAAAGAACAAGATTGAGTCGTAGTGAGTGCCATTTCATGTTGTTGCCATTCTGCTTGCATGGAATTGTAAGCTGCTACAGAATGACGAGTTCCAAGACCAGAAATGAAGTCGTTGTTGCTGTGAGAGCAATTTCCAAACATCTCCATGTATGCCATAACTGTAATAAGTATAACAATTACAAAATCCACCAAAAATTAgattaatctctctctctctccttctgtctctcatgtatgtgtgtgtgggcGGTGGGaggtgtgtgtgcgtgtgcgcgtgcgcgcgcaaATGTTTGTAAAAGTTACAATTACGAATCTTGAATGAAAGTTATActgttttttataatacttaatatGACTGATTGGTTGATGCAAGCATGAAATTCGCTGCAAAAAGATATCAAAGCATACGGTCTAAGAATTGAGTAAAGACACTGATGCAAAAGCAAACACTTGTATAATATCAGTATCGTTTGTGTAAAGACGCATACGAGAAGAGATCAAACTCACTGGAGTAAACTTTCcacgatatttctcttttattatttacataataattatatatccatatgtttatataatttatattacatccGTGAGATGAGTCAAATCGTAAGCTGTAATTAAAGCCGAGAATAAagtaattctatttaaatataaaatagataatgaTAGAATTCATTGTATGTTTGGcaatatatgaaaatgaagCTAACAATATAAAATGCCATGCCAAAATAAGCCCGGATTTTAAttcatgtacatacataatcgTGGAAAATGAAAGACTTTCGTTTGGCGTGAAAGTGTTTGCTAAGTGTAGTCGATTAATGTGGGCGGCATCCCACTTACCAGAATATGCCACTGATTGGAACACTGGGGATACAAAACATTgcatcagtttttttttttttcatctgcTATGGGACTAAGAATATCAAACTTCTATTCTAATATCATTTAAGATAATTTCAAATCGCCACATCTTCCAAATAATCTTTCTCTGTCAtactattgtttattttattttattttttttttttttaatatcacaagagtttaaacattaatttaaataacgaaGCTCCAATGATGTTGTAAATGTAAAACTTAAACGCTATTATATCGTCGTACTTCACGTTTTTTGATGTCTTGTATTGAATGTTCAAGTAACTtactatgtttttttttcagcGGAAGAGGTGGTGGTTTATTGGTATCCGAACTATCACCGTTACTGGTATGCAAACTGCAGGTAGACAAATGTTCATTTTCAGGTACATTGTCGTATTGCGATGGTTGACGTTCTCTTCTCCGTTTAGATCGTTTTTCTGGTAATGCAGGTGGTATTCCATTAGCATCAGATATAGTAATTGATTCCATTTCCTACGTATGatagaaataacatttatatagaaatatcatatttattatcaagttatcaacgtatatatatatatgtatactcttactcacatttttcaatttttctaacaTAACGGTATCGCCACTTTCcgttatattcatattatccGCGGTACTTTTAGAACTGCTCATTGTTTTTTGCATAAAAACAGAACCATTGCTATCCGATGTAAACTTTTGTTGATAAAGAGATTGTTGTTGAGTACTAAACGTTTGGGAATTGTAACTGATACTGCTTTGTTGTGATGACCTTTTTGAAGTTGTACTAGAAGCAGTCGTGTAACTTTGAGAAGAACTTCTTTGAGAATGCATTGATACAAAACCGGATTCATGTGTTTGGGTTGaaaatctttctatttttccatcTATACCTGAAACATAATGATTCGAGGAATACAGTTGAATGGtatacgatttttaaataatttgaaacgGTCATTTCTTCAAACAATTTTGATTAAACATTTATGACATAAACAGTTACACGTTAGTATTTCATTTTGTCCTTAAACGAAACGTTCAATTTCGTAGACtgattaaaaaggaaaaaataaaatggtagAACTGTTTCATCAATACTAAATCAaacaaataatgaatatttcttttttgtagaaaCATTACTTATGGACACACATCTCATGCATGTAATTATATTCTACACACCAGTGAACGGATTAAGAATTTCTTGTGGTGTTTGTTGTCCTAGTAACATAGTATTTGGTATACTGCTTTCAGAACTATCCCAACAAGCACAATTAGAGGTCCCATTAACTTGCATACCTAAGGTACCAGAGGGTATCGTCGAGTTACGAGATTATTCTTGATAATTTTCCACCAgcaaaaaatatcttcttaaCATTTATggtcaataaaaattaaagaaaccatacaacaaattaaataacgatAGTAGTTCTTCGTTATGACTTACTTTTAATTGTAGCTATAAGACTGAGATCCATACTATCATTGAGAGACTCATCGTTTGGTCCCATGATCGCTCGAATTTCATCCTCGTCACGTGAATGATTCAAAGCAGAATCCAAACTACCAGCTGATGCACTTAGAATAGAAGAAGAGTCTTCCGGTGACCGACTACGCAAAGAAACTCTATCGAGACTAGATGCTAAGAAACTTTCAGACTCGTCGAGTAATTGTTGAGTTCTGGTTCTTCTTTTTGGTGGTAAAGGCGGTGGTGTACCCGATGAACTGTTTTCTTCAGAGAAGCATACGTTCGTtctacaattataattatcataatgttaaaagttaataatttGTGTTTAATCATAAATAAGGTACAACATCAATCTAATTTACCTATCAGGAAGAGGAGGTTTTGGTGGTGGACTGGAATCCCTTAAAATAGATTCAGAACTATGAGAACTTCGAACAAGACTATTGTTAGCAGCAGTCTGTTCTaagatctctctttcccttggTGTTAAAGGTATATCTGGCAGCGAGTTCCTCTGAGGAGCAAGTTCCAATCCATATCCTGATGCACTGAATCAATATTTACCAATGACAAAGTTTTATCATCGATAACAACAAAAATGTAACAACAACTGCATCCTACCGATTGTTAATTGTAATGCTAACAGGTTTCTGTCGATTAGAAATCTTCTCATGAGCAAGGGAAACCAAATTCTTAACTGCTTCTTCGACCAAACCAATAATATGGGTAACATTTTCAGTATCCAAAGCAGAGGATTGATCACCATGTAACAAGACATCATCGCAGAGCTTCAATAACTGAGCAAGTGCTTGATAAACTTGATTGGTTGCAGATCCTAATGTGGAACtgtaaaagagaatataaattagttatagaaaaattttcaacgatgaaaaagatatatttaccTATTTTCATAGAGGAGATAGGACTTGAGTACCGTGTGTATAGTGGTAACAGTGTCGAGAACCACTGTACCATTACCTGGTAACatttccaatttctttttcgagacaACATCACGAAAATGCAGAAGAGCAAGCTGTACTTGTCTCACGTGGACATGCAAGTCTCGTAAAGGATTTTTTTCAAGACTAactgcattattattatcctttcctgatgatgatgacgatgttCCACCTGTTCCAAGTCCAATTCCAGCAACTCCATTTTTATCACGTGGTATTCGTGGCGACGAAGGTGAACTTGCTCGGCCGACTCCTCCTACGGCGCTCTCTACGCCTCCTGTCCCTGTACCACCGCTACCCGGAGAACGCATGTGTGAAAGCTTCTCCAAAAAGTCCTCCTTAAAGGAGCGTGCTCGACGCGCGAGCTTACCGCCGCGCGCCTTTCCGTTTGAACGTTCCTCGTTGCTTTCTgtaattttatcttcttttattctttttttttattcttttttaatttatagttgtataaaaaaaatcattttactcTCTATTTCATATGTGTATCCGAAATAATTGTAAAGTTCTCATACCATTTTCAACGCATACACATCTTTAATTTCCCCTAActcttttcaataaaatttactttttttttatgttatttgtCATTATATTAGTATAGTATTCATCTCATACTgtgagtttatatatatatatatattgcgttattagtattataattattataatgaagtTAGTAGCGATAaagtatcattttattaataatacaaatgaagatttgaataaattagtaaatgaagaagtatattttttgtgaggtgttaacaaattgttttttctaatttttgcaaaattgtttattccaattagataaatttaacGAGAAATTCTGCTTTTTTTATCGCGAATAATGGaacaaagaaatgaagaaaggatGAAAACATCACCGTATCTACGAGGAGGCTTTCGAAATAGCTTAAACACCGAAAGAGGATTATTCCAAGATGTTGTCTTCGAACAAGGAACTAAATTTAGTCGGAAGGCTGGAAAGAGCGACGAAAATACGATGAAATACTATGAAATACCACAATGAAGAGAACATTCGAGTATACTTATACATCTATCTCAacaacattaaaaatattaatattttatttctaaatttaaattaattatttctaattgtaactaatcaatcaaaaaatcatagtaatatcttttttataaacgattcttttctattcattcTACATGAAATGTTCATTTTGATTGGtggaataaatatgaaatatttaagaagATAATCTTTcacaaagaaagaattaaaacgaTGTAAAAGGAACGAATGGAATAACTTTAAGAATCTGAGTCATCGTCAAAGATGATGCGGTAATCACGTCACGTTCAAAAAGGAATGCGaataaacgatatcgatcCTTAGAAAGAactttaaatttcattataatttgaatattaaatcaaaaatatattccaaaatatcaaaaaatctATCAAagatgtttaattaatatcattattactttaactgaaatttcaaatattactttaaattgaaataatatattaataagaaagacAATAAAATTAGCAGGAGAAAGCCCGCCATTTTtcgaatcattttcttttcttttcttttttaatcaaaaaatccataatataaaaattatctcaCTAAATACCACTCACTTGGATGAGGAAACCAcaaattttcttgtttatgAGTAAACAGAGATAtgatgagaaaaatatatatatgtcacgTGACTCAGAAGGGAAATACGAGACAAGAAACGTCCGGCCCGTAAAGCGTGTGCGCATCGACTGCTTAACTAACTTGGCTCGTCGGTCCCTGTCGGTCGTATCCCTTCATCCcactctcgctctctctctctctctctctcacacacacacacacacacacgtcaGCCTCtatagatttctttctttctttatttcttcttcgtacatTCATGCTTTAACATATACACCACGCCTATTTTGCGTCTGTCATCCGATGCTTTTAAAGCGTGACGATAGTTTGGTTAAGGTTAAGTACAAGATGTATTTGGTATTGGAAGATAATggattatatttctaaaatgtcaatttttttaacatttacgGTAATAacatttgttactttttttttattgttgctTATTACTTATAAAGtagttttaatatcgtttatttttattgtgaCGTTAGAACTTGATTCGTTCTTTTGACTCACGTGGTTAAAgaattaca
Proteins encoded:
- the LOC122636697 gene encoding guanine nucleotide-releasing factor 2 isoform X5; this translates as MMASTPKSDKHGESNEERSNGKARGGKLARRARSFKEDFLEKLSHMRSPGSGGTGTGGVESAVGGVGRASSPSSPRIPRDKNGVAGIGLGTGGTSSSSSGKDNNNAVSLEKNPLRDLHVHVRQVQLALLHFRDVVSKKKLEMLPGNGTVVLDTVTTIHTVLKSYLLYENSSTLGSATNQVYQALAQLLKLCDDVLLHGDQSSALDTENVTHIIGLVEEAVKNLVSLAHEKISNRQKPVSITINNRASGYGLELAPQRNSLPDIPLTPREREILEQTAANNSLVRSSHSSESILRDSSPPPKPPLPDRTNVCFSEENSSSGTPPPLPPKRRTRTQQLLDESESFLASSLDRVSLRSRSPEDSSSILSASAGSLDSALNHSRDEDEIRAIMGPNDESLNDSMDLSLIATIKSMQVNGTSNCACWDSSESSIPNTMLLGQQTPQEILNPFTGIDGKIERFSTQTHESGFVSMHSQRSSSQSYTTASSTTSKRSSQQSSISYNSQTFSTQQQSLYQQKFTSDSNGSVFMQKTMSSSKSTADNMNITESGDTVMLEKLKNEMESITISDANGIPPALPEKRSKRRRERQPSQYDNVPENEHLSTCSLHTSNGDSSDTNKPPPLPLKKKHMFQSVAYSVMAYMEMFGNCSHSNNDFISGLGTRHSVAAYNSMQAEWQQHEMALTTTQSCSFMAHTITNLHDTTSVSISMTPNITEITNNSSLPPALPPKRSRSIKSNATPSIVSPKATISMQSIHTSDPILSLTPVRIDEPSYNDAFLDKKDVVSSTPVKLNTTGTAMDIALPISRPVSNALSSVSISDNTLELRDIDQDDNILEELDISKYLVFKKPDEEGPDIRGGHPDALLIHATKANKHDEKESDFLYQEAFLTTYRTFMQPLELIQKLHKRHQRFSCSPDVTKQRAAREAFSLLVRVVSDLTMSDLDDTLLQTLMEFVQQLVCSGDLTMAKALRVKILEKHAAKQLQYAQPILSSLSVTTKQASLLDFKSEQIAEQMTLLDADLFMKIEIPEVLIWAQEQNEERSPNLTRFTEHFNKMSYWARSRILEHRLENEAKDREKYVVKFIKIMKHLRKINNFNSYLALLSALDSAPIRRLEWQKHITEGLKEYCALIDSSSSFRAYRQALAETQPPCIPYIGLVLQDLTFVHIGNSDLLPDGTINFSKRWQQFNIVENMKRFKKGTYSFKKHDRIITFFNNFSDFLCEEAMWQISESIKPRGGKKVQLQN